In Scleropages formosus chromosome 18, fSclFor1.1, whole genome shotgun sequence, one DNA window encodes the following:
- the she gene encoding SH2 domain-containing adapter protein E has protein sequence MAKWFKDFPMNLKNGTDRIRSSSESGYQSRAKPGLAGGLGSRSGGSKGTLRKNSETEGGSGRVGSLLSGRNRKNSAIELGRNGTGGYGKDGRVWESLIPGKSRKNSKVETGSEEPRPLKGSALANTYMNRLIKVDKQEKNLNYGSDAGGPGATDVEKDKDKEKEKTANKTETLIILEDYADPFDAQKTREQREAENRGENDGYMEPYDAQQMITEIRRRGSKDLLKMCALLEGGEEMAEEGRPAAPQIYDTPYEGAVETEVGGIRIPAGRPDLDPRPPAEYEQPWEWKKEQIVKALSVQFEAAERSSPTKDEPPHCVRQQHLRQKSWSQKILKSSSPPPSSPGPTSEADGARVDPTLPLEKQSWYHGCVSRLEAEAQLQSCKEASFLVRNSESGTSKYSIALKTSQGCVHIIVAQTKENGYTLDQSSCVFPSIPEVVHHYCTQRLPFTGAEHMTLQYPVPRPH, from the exons ATGGCCAAGTGGTTCAAAGATTTCCCCATGAACCTGAAGAACGGCACCGACAGGATCCGCTCCTCCTCCGAATCGGGCTACCAGAGCCGGGCGAAGCCAGGGCTGGCGGGCGGTCTGGGCTCCCGGAGCGGGGGCTCGAAAGGGACCCTGCGCAAGAACTCGGAGACGGAGGGCGGGAGCGGGAGGGTGGGCTCGCTGCTCTCCGGCAGGAATCGGAAAAACTCGGCCATAGAACTGGGTCGAAACGGTACCGGCGGGTACGGCAAAGATGGCAGGGTTTGGGAGAGCCTCATTCCGGGGAAGAGTCGGAAGAACTCAAAGGTGGAGACGGGGTCCGAAGAGCCGCGGCCGCTCAAAGGATCCGCTCTGGCCAACACCTACATGAACAGGTTGATCAAGGTGGACAAGCAGGAGAAGAACCTCAACTACGGCAGCGATGCGGGTGGCCCCGGGGCCACGGACGTGgagaaggacaaggacaaggagaaggagaagacagCCAACAAGACAGAAACG CTCATCATTCTGGAGGACTACGCAGACCCTTTCGATGCACAAAAAaccagagagcagagagaggcagagaatcGTGGCGAAAACGATGGCTACATGGAGCCCTACGATGCCCAACAGATGATCACAG AAATACGGCGGAGGGGATCCAAAGACCTGCTGAAGATGTGTGCCCTgctggagggaggagaggaaatGGCTGAGGAGGGCAGACCCGCAGCACCGCAGATTTACGACACCCCGTACGAGGGCGCCGTCGAGACGGAGGTCGGCGGGATTCGGATTCCGGCCGGCCGACCCGATCTGGACCCTCGACCCCCTGCCGAGTACGAGCAGCCTTGGGAATGGAAGAAGGAGCAGATTGTGAAGGCCCTGTCAG TGCAGTTTGAGGCGGCCGAGCGCTCGTCTCCCACCAAAGACGAGCCCCCCCACTGCGTgcgacagcaacacctgcgTCAGAAGAGCTGGAGCCAGAAGATCCTCAAATCGTCATCTCCCCCTCCTTCCTCCCCCGGCCCCACGTCGGAGGCGGACGGCGCCAGAGTCGACCCAACGCTGCCGCTGGAGAAGCAGAG CTGGTACCACGGTTGCGTAAGCCGGCTGGAGGCCGAGGCGCAGCTGCAATCCTGCAAAGAAGCCAGCTTCCTGGTGAGGAACAGCGAGTCTGGCACCAGCAAGTACTCCATCGCTCTCAA GACCAGCCAGGGCTGCGTGCACATCATCGTGGCTCAGACCAAGGAGAACGGCTACACCCTGGACCAGAGCAGCTGCGTCTTTCCCAGCATTCCTGAGGTGGTGCACCACTACTGCACCCAGCGACTGCCCTTCACCGGAGCAGAGCACATGACCCTGCAGTACCCAGTGCCCCGCCCACACTGA
- the chrnb2 gene encoding neuronal acetylcholine receptor subunit beta-2 isoform X1, translating into MGRARTLMLMLVPLLAIVASTHEADTEERLVEHLLNPAHYNKLIRPAANGSEPVTVQLMVSLAQLISVHEREQVMTTNVWLTQASGRIPGEERSALTEGSAPDGRSRCQAGRRWNGGCATAARGERKRAEWQDYRLTWVPEEFDGMVKVRLPSKHIWLPDVVLYNNADGMYEVSFYSNALVSYDGSIFWLPPAIYKSACKIEVKHFPFDQQNCTMRFRSWTYDRTEIDLVLKTDVASMDDFTPSGEWDIIALPGRRNENPAESTYVDITYDFIIRRKPLFYTINLIIPCVLITSLAILVFYLPSDCGEKMTLCISVLLALTVFLLLISKIVPPTSLDVPLVGKYLMFTMVLVTFSIVTSVCVLNVHHRSPTTHTMPPWVRLVFLDKLPALLFMRQPRNHCERQRLRQKRRAKEQKEGGRSAAAAAAGLGLGLGLAAGGPTSESSEPCTCYVNRASVKRFGEEPAGGGDGLNGLREARDGSATPLQSSTLGPTLTQALLGQACPGFEEAVEGVRFIANHMKSEDDDQSVSEDWKYVAMVIDRLFLWIFVIVCVFGTVGMFLQPLFQNYTAKTVTHTPG; encoded by the exons ATGGGTCGCGCGCGGacgctgatgctgatgctggtgCCGCTGCTCGCCATTGTGGCAA GCACCCATGAGGCCGACACCGAGGAGCGGCTGGTGGAGCACCTATTAAACCCTGCCCATTACAACAAATTGATCCGCCCGGCGGCCAACGGCTCGGAGCCGGTAACCGTGCAGCTCATGGTGTCCTTGGCGCAGCTGATCAGTGTG CACGAGAGAGAGCAGGTTATGACCACTAATGTGTGGTTGACACAG GCATCCGGCCGAATTCCCGGGGAGGAGCGATCGGCCCTGACCGAGGGATCTGCTCCAGACGGTCGGAGCAGATGTCAGGCTGGGCGACGATGGAACGGGGGTTGCGCGACAGCCGCACGCGGCGAGCGCAAACGCGCA GAATGGCAGGACTACCGGCTGACGTGGGTCCCGGAGGAGTTCGACGGGATGGTGAAGGTCAGACTGCCCTCCAAACATATCTGGCTGCCCGACGTGGTGCTCTACAACAA TGCTGACGGGATGTACGAGGTGTCTTTCTACTCCaacgctctggtttcctatgACGGCAGCATCTTCTGGCTCCCGCCGGCCATCTACAAGAGCGCCTGCAAGATCGAGGTCAAGCACTTCCCCTTCGACCAGCAGAACTGCACCATGCGCTTCCGTTCCTGGACCTACGACCGCACCGAGATCGACCTGGTGTTGAAGACCGACGTAGCCAGCATGGATGACTTCACACCCAGCGGCGAGTGGGACATCATTGCCCTTCCTGGGCGTCGCAATGAGAACCCTGCCGAATCGACCTACGTGGACATCACTTACGACTTCATTATCCGTCGCAAGCCGCTCTTCTACACCATCAACCTCATCATCCCCTGCGTGCTCATCACCTCGCTGGCCATCCTGGTCTTCTACCTGCCCTCCGACTGTGGCGAGAAGATGACTCTTTGCATCTCCGTTCTACTTGCCCTCACTGTCTTCCTGCTGCTCATCTCCAAGATCGTGCCCCCGACTTCCCTGGACGTCCCGCTGGTGGGCAAGTACTTAATGTTCACCATGGTGCTCGTGACCTTCTCCATCGTAACGAGTGTGTGCGTGCTCAACGTGCACCATCGCTCACCCACCACGCACACCATGCCTCCCTGGGTCAGGCTGGTGTTTCTGGACAAGCTGCCCGCCCTGCTGTTCATGCGGCAGCCCAGGAACCACTGCGAGCGTCAGAGGCTGAGGCAGAAACGGCGGGCGAAGGAGCAGAAGGAAGGGGGTCGCagtgcggcggcggcggcagcggggCTGGGGCTGGGCCTGGGCCTGGCCGCCGGGGGGCCGACCAGCGAGAGCAGCGAGCCCTGCACTTGCTACGTGAACCGTGCCTCTGTGAAGCGGTTCGGGGAAGAGCCGGCAGGAGGCGGAGACGGGCTGAACGGACTGAGGGAGGCCAGGGACGGAAGCGCGACGCCCCTGCAGTCCTCCACTTTGGGCCCCACCCTCACTCAAGCGCTGCTGGGGCAAGCGTGTCCTGGCTTCGAGGAAGCGGTCGAAGGCGTGCGGTTCATTGCCAACCACATGAAGAGCGAAGATGACGACCAAAGC
- the chrnb2 gene encoding neuronal acetylcholine receptor subunit beta-2 isoform X2, producing the protein MGRARTLMLMLVPLLAIVASTHEADTEERLVEHLLNPAHYNKLIRPAANGSEPVTVQLMVSLAQLISVHEREQVMTTNVWLTQEWQDYRLTWVPEEFDGMVKVRLPSKHIWLPDVVLYNNADGMYEVSFYSNALVSYDGSIFWLPPAIYKSACKIEVKHFPFDQQNCTMRFRSWTYDRTEIDLVLKTDVASMDDFTPSGEWDIIALPGRRNENPAESTYVDITYDFIIRRKPLFYTINLIIPCVLITSLAILVFYLPSDCGEKMTLCISVLLALTVFLLLISKIVPPTSLDVPLVGKYLMFTMVLVTFSIVTSVCVLNVHHRSPTTHTMPPWVRLVFLDKLPALLFMRQPRNHCERQRLRQKRRAKEQKEGGRSAAAAAAGLGLGLGLAAGGPTSESSEPCTCYVNRASVKRFGEEPAGGGDGLNGLREARDGSATPLQSSTLGPTLTQALLGQACPGFEEAVEGVRFIANHMKSEDDDQSVSEDWKYVAMVIDRLFLWIFVIVCVFGTVGMFLQPLFQNYTAKTVTHTPG; encoded by the exons ATGGGTCGCGCGCGGacgctgatgctgatgctggtgCCGCTGCTCGCCATTGTGGCAA GCACCCATGAGGCCGACACCGAGGAGCGGCTGGTGGAGCACCTATTAAACCCTGCCCATTACAACAAATTGATCCGCCCGGCGGCCAACGGCTCGGAGCCGGTAACCGTGCAGCTCATGGTGTCCTTGGCGCAGCTGATCAGTGTG CACGAGAGAGAGCAGGTTATGACCACTAATGTGTGGTTGACACAG GAATGGCAGGACTACCGGCTGACGTGGGTCCCGGAGGAGTTCGACGGGATGGTGAAGGTCAGACTGCCCTCCAAACATATCTGGCTGCCCGACGTGGTGCTCTACAACAA TGCTGACGGGATGTACGAGGTGTCTTTCTACTCCaacgctctggtttcctatgACGGCAGCATCTTCTGGCTCCCGCCGGCCATCTACAAGAGCGCCTGCAAGATCGAGGTCAAGCACTTCCCCTTCGACCAGCAGAACTGCACCATGCGCTTCCGTTCCTGGACCTACGACCGCACCGAGATCGACCTGGTGTTGAAGACCGACGTAGCCAGCATGGATGACTTCACACCCAGCGGCGAGTGGGACATCATTGCCCTTCCTGGGCGTCGCAATGAGAACCCTGCCGAATCGACCTACGTGGACATCACTTACGACTTCATTATCCGTCGCAAGCCGCTCTTCTACACCATCAACCTCATCATCCCCTGCGTGCTCATCACCTCGCTGGCCATCCTGGTCTTCTACCTGCCCTCCGACTGTGGCGAGAAGATGACTCTTTGCATCTCCGTTCTACTTGCCCTCACTGTCTTCCTGCTGCTCATCTCCAAGATCGTGCCCCCGACTTCCCTGGACGTCCCGCTGGTGGGCAAGTACTTAATGTTCACCATGGTGCTCGTGACCTTCTCCATCGTAACGAGTGTGTGCGTGCTCAACGTGCACCATCGCTCACCCACCACGCACACCATGCCTCCCTGGGTCAGGCTGGTGTTTCTGGACAAGCTGCCCGCCCTGCTGTTCATGCGGCAGCCCAGGAACCACTGCGAGCGTCAGAGGCTGAGGCAGAAACGGCGGGCGAAGGAGCAGAAGGAAGGGGGTCGCagtgcggcggcggcggcagcggggCTGGGGCTGGGCCTGGGCCTGGCCGCCGGGGGGCCGACCAGCGAGAGCAGCGAGCCCTGCACTTGCTACGTGAACCGTGCCTCTGTGAAGCGGTTCGGGGAAGAGCCGGCAGGAGGCGGAGACGGGCTGAACGGACTGAGGGAGGCCAGGGACGGAAGCGCGACGCCCCTGCAGTCCTCCACTTTGGGCCCCACCCTCACTCAAGCGCTGCTGGGGCAAGCGTGTCCTGGCTTCGAGGAAGCGGTCGAAGGCGTGCGGTTCATTGCCAACCACATGAAGAGCGAAGATGACGACCAAAGC